From Anaerohalosphaera lusitana, one genomic window encodes:
- a CDS encoding IS630 family transposase, with amino-acid sequence MVGASPLFVQKVRTENPEKKIEIWFQDEVRIGQQGTLTNVWAPKGSRPTAVKQTEYDWVYIFGAVNPVNGKSSAVITPTVNTDYMNHHLRFISEEAGKDVHVVLVLDQAGWHIAKQLVVPKNISLLHLPAYSPELNPIERLWAYMKSHYLSNRIYKNYEEIFNAGTVAWNNITSEMFCSICNTEWIKHEN; translated from the coding sequence GTGGTTGGAGCAAGCCCCCTTTTTGTCCAAAAAGTCCGAACAGAAAACCCCGAAAAGAAAATTGAGATCTGGTTCCAGGACGAAGTGCGAATAGGCCAGCAAGGAACACTGACCAATGTTTGGGCTCCAAAAGGATCCAGGCCTACAGCAGTAAAGCAGACCGAGTATGATTGGGTATATATTTTTGGAGCTGTCAATCCTGTCAATGGCAAATCGTCGGCTGTGATTACTCCGACTGTTAACACTGATTATATGAATCACCACCTGAGATTTATAAGCGAGGAGGCAGGCAAAGATGTACATGTGGTTCTGGTTCTTGATCAGGCTGGTTGGCATATCGCTAAACAGTTGGTTGTGCCGAAGAATATCAGCCTGCTTCACCTGCCTGCATACAGTCCGGAATTGAATCCGATAGAACGTCTTTGGGCCTATATGAAGAGTCACTACTTGAGCAACCGCATTTACAAAAATTATGAGGAAATATTCAACGCAGGAACAGTTGCATGGAACAATATAACCTCAGAAATGTTCTGCTCAATATGCAATACTGAATGGATTAAGCATGAGAATTAA
- a CDS encoding winged helix-turn-helix domain-containing protein: MHISEIKYGDLQKLKEKARIETNAKQRDRYRVVALALEGWQTKAIMTKLDRSKNFVQRWCYFYRDGGIEAIAPKRQSGRPTKLPRKKEPELIKRIQDGPTDSDGGVCVLRGRDIRRILEREFGVKYSLFGVYDLMHRLGLSCLKPRPKHRKNDPEKMQQWLEQAPFLSKKSEQKTPKRKLRSGSRTKCE; encoded by the coding sequence ATGCACATCAGTGAGATCAAGTACGGTGACCTGCAAAAGTTAAAAGAAAAAGCTCGGATTGAAACCAATGCAAAGCAGCGAGATCGATATCGGGTGGTAGCCCTGGCATTGGAGGGATGGCAAACAAAAGCGATCATGACAAAACTTGATCGCAGCAAAAACTTCGTTCAGCGATGGTGTTATTTCTACCGTGATGGCGGCATTGAGGCTATCGCACCAAAACGTCAAAGCGGCAGGCCTACAAAACTGCCACGCAAAAAAGAGCCTGAGTTGATCAAGCGAATTCAAGATGGACCAACCGATTCAGACGGTGGTGTATGTGTGCTACGCGGCAGAGACATAAGACGGATTCTTGAAAGAGAATTTGGCGTAAAATATTCGCTCTTCGGCGTCTATGATCTAATGCATAGATTGGGGCTTTCATGTCTAAAACCAAGGCCTAAGCACCGAAAGAACGATCCGGAAAAAATGCAGCAGTGGTTGGAGCAAGCCCCCTTTTTGTCCAAAAAGTCCGAACAGAAAACCCCGAAAAGAAAATTGAGATCTGGTTCCAGGACGAAGTGCGAATAG
- a CDS encoding zinc ribbon domain-containing protein, whose protein sequence is MATKSYRARILTDSRLAAALDRTHVVFVESLKQMINTYLRMQNGKFGPDHKKLAQIMLSRSNTFAHGVMDQITRDQPTSTLDEEWTDLARRIHKTTGPLFLQAERFATVKNRAIHTKSRGKVIPSPETLAVPAKFWHQVCDSASAYIRSNRELMQQWRKDRAAWLKDKNEWQQKHPEFMQFYNGPYQNFLKLCDDDRITSQLAAEQQPTASKNNRPRKTGKRFARWHLWYKWLSENPEIIEWRNKASASDFKTVTDDVRKQIITKYPQQNKYITRLLDWLEDNNPELKTLENLRRTYVKKFDSFKRPPTLTLPSPYRHPYWFTMELDQFYKKADFENGTIQLLLIDEDDDGNWFFNWMPASLKPDPRLVPSWRAETFETEGRFPPYLGGKIGKKLSRPAPTDAERKAGIAGAKLMIKNNRSELLFTVFEQDCPPRVKWAKTKNRKCPADNAFSSDGKTRKPLRILSIDLGIRHIGAFALTQGTRNDSAWQTESLKKGIINSPSIPPLRQVRRHDYDLKRKRRRHGKPVKGQRSNANLQAHRTNMAQDRFKKGASAIVSLAREHSADLILFENLHSLKFSAFDERWMNRQLRDMNRRHIVELVSEQAPEFGITVKDDINPWMTSRICSNCNLPGFRFSMKKKNPYREKLPREKCTDFGYPVWEPGGHLFRCPHCDHRVNADINAAANLANKFFGLGYWNNGLKYDAETKTFTVHTDKKTPPLIFKPRPQFDLWADSVKTRKQLGPDPF, encoded by the coding sequence ATGGCAACCAAATCGTACCGTGCCCGGATCCTCACCGACTCCCGCCTCGCCGCCGCACTCGATCGCACCCACGTCGTCTTTGTAGAATCGCTCAAGCAGATGATCAATACATACCTCCGCATGCAGAACGGCAAATTCGGCCCCGACCATAAGAAGCTCGCCCAGATAATGCTCTCCCGCTCCAACACTTTTGCCCACGGCGTTATGGACCAGATAACCCGCGACCAACCCACCTCGACACTGGACGAAGAATGGACCGACCTCGCCCGTCGCATACACAAAACCACGGGCCCTCTCTTCCTCCAGGCCGAACGCTTCGCAACCGTCAAGAACCGCGCTATACACACAAAATCTCGCGGCAAGGTCATCCCTTCTCCAGAAACACTCGCCGTACCAGCCAAATTCTGGCACCAGGTCTGCGACAGCGCCTCCGCCTACATCCGCTCAAACCGAGAACTCATGCAGCAGTGGCGGAAGGACCGCGCAGCCTGGCTCAAAGACAAAAACGAATGGCAGCAAAAGCACCCCGAATTCATGCAGTTCTATAACGGCCCATATCAAAACTTCCTCAAGCTATGCGATGACGACCGCATCACCTCCCAGCTCGCCGCCGAACAGCAGCCTACCGCCTCCAAAAACAACCGCCCCCGTAAGACCGGCAAACGCTTCGCCCGCTGGCACCTCTGGTACAAATGGCTCAGCGAAAACCCCGAAATAATAGAATGGCGAAACAAGGCCTCCGCCTCAGACTTCAAAACCGTCACCGACGACGTTCGCAAACAGATAATCACCAAATACCCCCAGCAGAACAAATACATTACCCGCCTGCTCGACTGGCTCGAAGACAACAACCCCGAACTCAAAACCCTCGAAAACCTACGCCGAACATACGTCAAAAAATTCGACTCCTTCAAAAGACCCCCGACCCTCACGCTCCCCTCGCCGTACAGACACCCCTACTGGTTCACCATGGAACTCGACCAGTTCTACAAAAAAGCAGACTTCGAAAATGGAACCATCCAACTCCTGCTCATAGACGAGGACGACGACGGCAACTGGTTCTTCAACTGGATGCCCGCCAGCCTCAAGCCCGACCCCCGACTCGTCCCCTCATGGCGCGCCGAAACATTCGAAACCGAAGGCCGCTTTCCGCCATATCTCGGCGGAAAGATCGGCAAAAAGCTCTCACGCCCCGCACCGACCGACGCCGAACGAAAAGCAGGCATCGCCGGCGCAAAGCTCATGATCAAGAACAACCGCAGCGAACTGCTCTTCACGGTCTTCGAACAGGATTGCCCGCCGCGTGTCAAATGGGCAAAAACCAAAAACCGAAAATGCCCCGCCGACAACGCCTTCTCCTCCGACGGCAAAACACGCAAACCCCTGCGCATACTTTCAATCGACCTCGGCATCCGTCACATCGGCGCATTCGCTCTCACACAGGGCACACGAAACGACTCCGCATGGCAAACCGAATCACTCAAAAAAGGCATCATAAACAGCCCCTCAATACCCCCGCTCCGTCAGGTCCGCCGCCACGACTACGACCTCAAACGAAAACGCCGCCGCCACGGAAAACCCGTAAAGGGCCAGCGATCGAACGCAAACCTTCAGGCCCACAGAACCAACATGGCACAGGACCGCTTCAAGAAAGGCGCATCCGCCATCGTCTCACTCGCCCGCGAACACTCCGCCGACCTCATCCTGTTCGAAAATCTCCATAGCCTCAAATTCTCCGCATTTGACGAACGCTGGATGAACCGCCAGCTCCGCGACATGAACCGACGACACATCGTCGAACTCGTCAGCGAACAGGCCCCCGAATTCGGCATCACCGTCAAGGACGACATTAATCCCTGGATGACAAGCCGCATATGCTCCAACTGCAACCTCCCCGGCTTCCGCTTCTCCATGAAAAAGAAAAACCCCTACCGCGAAAAACTCCCTCGCGAAAAATGCACCGACTTCGGCTACCCCGTCTGGGAACCCGGCGGCCACCTCTTCCGATGCCCCCACTGCGATCATCGCGTAAACGCCGACATAAACGCAGCCGCAAATCTCGCCAACAAATTCTTCGGCCTCGGCTACTGGAACAACGGCCTCAAATACGACGCCGAAACCAAAACTTTCACCGTCCACACAGACAAAAAAACACCGCCCCTCATCTTCAAGCCTCGACCCCAATTCGACCTCTGGGCGGACTCGGTAAAAACTCGCAAACAGCTCGGCCCCGATCCATTCTGA
- a CDS encoding GC-type dockerin domain-anchored protein has product MRRHFFIAAIFAFSLFAIAAWTPLAVKDDPLVRMPGTQPGDGVDLEGPGRCLNCHADYDPAVEPGFNWSGSMMAQSARDPIFYACFTVAMQDSIWALGNPNAGDLCMRCHFPEGWVEGRSDPVNASMMAGTDFNGIHCDFCHTMYDPFFETTFAGLREGSDWIGYWDEAGNTGPGSGTLSQTMALETYQADALEASGVTTLSGDAFYDKFNQPIYPTYAENASGQFFVSAGGEKRASFADAGAKHSMLYSRYHKSKYMCATCHDVSNPALANLGLSGLADQSGGAHEISEQYSASSYFHVERTFSEFMLSAYGRGGAATNAEFAQLTAGVGFAGKCQDCHMRDGIGYGCDKNGVPLRPSESTEHPNSGMPVHDLTGGNSWISYILASLDESGPVYDARNAEILGKGPDVLTLDLSAGESPVNNGAKLKAGSDRALDQLGLAATIKGVSYDPVSGALGFRVQNNTGHKLISGFPEGRRMFVNIRAYRGEELLYEVNPYDYSVGTLKGLAKSNSSPALGEGEAYSDVLVYEVHPSSDLTGEDETFHFVLATGRYKDNRIPPKGFDISAAGERLSRPVWHGVVDEGYFTAKEYAGGYDQVDMHIAKWADKVEVSVYYQGTSREYVEFLRDEINGSDTLSSPSPSGTGDAYVIQTDPFFAKLRAWGDTIWDLWYHNHGLDGSGAAVPGIVPYEMASAEVSVGVVVPGDFEPDGDVDADDFAVVADQWLTAGPEADMTLDGVVDYSDFAIFAGYWLGQ; this is encoded by the coding sequence ATGAGAAGGCATTTCTTTATTGCGGCGATTTTTGCGTTTTCTCTTTTTGCGATTGCGGCGTGGACACCGCTGGCTGTGAAGGACGATCCGCTGGTGCGGATGCCTGGTACGCAGCCGGGTGATGGGGTTGATCTGGAGGGGCCTGGGCGGTGTCTTAACTGTCATGCTGATTACGATCCGGCGGTTGAGCCGGGGTTTAACTGGTCGGGTTCGATGATGGCGCAGTCGGCGCGGGATCCGATATTTTATGCGTGCTTTACGGTTGCGATGCAGGATTCGATCTGGGCGCTGGGGAATCCGAATGCTGGGGATCTTTGCATGCGTTGTCATTTTCCGGAGGGCTGGGTCGAGGGCAGGAGTGATCCGGTGAACGCGTCGATGATGGCGGGGACGGATTTTAACGGGATACACTGTGATTTCTGTCATACGATGTACGATCCGTTTTTCGAGACGACTTTTGCGGGGCTGCGTGAGGGTTCGGACTGGATCGGATACTGGGACGAGGCGGGGAACACCGGGCCGGGGAGTGGGACGCTTTCGCAGACGATGGCGCTGGAGACGTATCAGGCGGATGCGTTGGAGGCGAGCGGGGTTACGACGCTTTCGGGGGATGCGTTTTATGACAAGTTCAATCAGCCGATCTATCCGACGTATGCGGAGAATGCGAGCGGTCAGTTCTTCGTGAGTGCGGGCGGTGAGAAGCGGGCGAGTTTTGCGGACGCGGGTGCGAAGCATTCGATGCTTTACAGCAGGTATCATAAGTCTAAGTATATGTGTGCGACGTGTCATGATGTGTCGAATCCTGCTTTGGCGAATCTGGGGTTGTCAGGTTTGGCCGATCAGTCGGGCGGAGCGCATGAGATATCGGAGCAGTATTCGGCGAGCAGTTATTTTCATGTGGAGCGGACGTTCTCGGAGTTTATGCTTTCGGCGTACGGGCGCGGCGGGGCTGCGACGAATGCGGAGTTTGCTCAGTTGACGGCGGGGGTTGGTTTTGCGGGCAAGTGCCAGGACTGCCATATGCGGGACGGGATCGGGTACGGCTGTGACAAGAACGGTGTGCCCTTGAGGCCCAGCGAGAGTACGGAGCATCCGAATTCGGGGATGCCTGTGCATGATCTTACGGGCGGCAATTCGTGGATTTCGTATATACTGGCGAGTCTGGACGAGTCGGGGCCGGTGTATGATGCGCGGAATGCGGAGATACTGGGCAAGGGGCCGGATGTGCTGACGCTGGATCTGTCGGCGGGTGAGAGTCCGGTGAACAACGGGGCGAAGCTCAAGGCGGGGTCCGATCGGGCACTGGATCAGTTGGGACTGGCGGCGACGATCAAGGGAGTTTCGTATGATCCGGTCAGCGGTGCGCTGGGGTTCCGGGTGCAGAACAATACGGGGCACAAGCTGATCAGCGGATTTCCGGAAGGCAGGCGGATGTTCGTGAATATCAGGGCGTATCGCGGTGAGGAGCTTTTGTATGAAGTGAATCCTTACGACTATTCAGTCGGTACGCTGAAGGGGTTGGCAAAATCGAACAGCAGTCCTGCGCTTGGTGAAGGGGAAGCGTATTCAGATGTGCTGGTGTATGAGGTGCATCCTTCTAGCGATCTGACGGGTGAGGATGAGACGTTCCATTTCGTGCTTGCGACGGGGCGGTACAAGGACAATCGTATTCCGCCGAAGGGTTTTGATATAAGTGCGGCGGGTGAGAGGCTGAGTCGGCCTGTATGGCACGGGGTTGTGGATGAGGGTTATTTCACCGCGAAGGAATATGCGGGCGGATATGATCAGGTCGATATGCATATTGCTAAGTGGGCGGATAAGGTGGAGGTTTCGGTTTATTATCAGGGGACGTCGCGAGAATATGTCGAGTTCCTGCGGGATGAGATCAACGGTTCGGATACGCTGAGCAGTCCGTCGCCTTCGGGTACGGGGGACGCTTATGTTATTCAGACGGATCCGTTCTTTGCGAAGCTGCGGGCGTGGGGTGATACGATCTGGGATCTGTGGTATCACAATCACGGGCTGGACGGCAGCGGTGCGGCGGTGCCGGGTATCGTGCCTTATGAGATGGCGAGTGCGGAAGTGAGTGTCGGCGTGGTGGTGCCCGGTGACTTTGAGCCGGACGGGGATGTGGATGCTGATGATTTCGCGGTTGTTGCGGATCAGTGGCTTACGGCGGGACCGGAGGCGGATATGACACTTGACGGCGTTGTGGATTACAGTGACTTTGCGATATTTGCAGGGTACTGGCTGGGACAGTAG
- the zupT gene encoding zinc transporter ZupT produces MGSVWMAFGLTLFAGLATGIGSVIAFFAGRTNYRFLSVATGFSAGVMLYVSFVEIFFKGADSLVAVYGERWGQWVNVMSFFGGILFIGVIDNLVPSAENPHEVHTAEEQEPLHDENAPMPDFDHVPEVAGAHDHRVDHSKLMRMGMFTALAIAIHNFPEGLATFLAALEDPSVGLAIAVAIALHNIPEGISVSVPIYYAVGSRRKAFVYSFLSGLAEPVGAGMAYVAMRLIVGEGGVFPPQVMGVLFGGVAGVMVYISLDELLPTSRAYGKGHDSLLGLIGGMAVMAVSLLLM; encoded by the coding sequence ATGGGCAGTGTTTGGATGGCATTCGGTTTGACGTTGTTCGCGGGGCTTGCGACGGGGATCGGGAGTGTGATCGCTTTTTTTGCGGGGCGGACGAATTACCGGTTTCTGTCGGTGGCGACTGGATTTTCAGCGGGGGTGATGCTGTACGTTTCGTTCGTGGAGATATTTTTCAAGGGGGCCGATTCGCTGGTTGCGGTTTATGGTGAGAGGTGGGGGCAGTGGGTGAATGTGATGTCGTTTTTCGGGGGGATACTGTTTATCGGGGTGATAGACAATCTTGTGCCGTCGGCGGAAAATCCGCATGAGGTTCATACGGCGGAGGAGCAGGAACCTCTGCATGATGAGAATGCACCGATGCCGGATTTTGATCATGTACCGGAGGTGGCGGGGGCGCACGATCATCGGGTGGATCATTCGAAGCTGATGCGGATGGGGATGTTTACGGCGCTTGCGATAGCGATACATAATTTTCCGGAGGGGCTGGCGACGTTTCTGGCGGCGCTGGAGGATCCGAGCGTGGGGCTTGCGATCGCGGTGGCTATCGCGCTGCACAACATACCGGAGGGGATCAGTGTTTCGGTGCCGATATATTACGCGGTTGGGAGTCGGCGGAAGGCGTTTGTGTATTCGTTTTTGAGCGGGCTGGCCGAGCCTGTGGGGGCGGGGATGGCTTATGTTGCGATGCGGCTGATCGTGGGGGAAGGCGGTGTGTTCCCGCCTCAGGTGATGGGTGTGCTGTTCGGCGGTGTTGCGGGTGTGATGGTGTATATCAGCCTGGATGAGCTGCTGCCGACGAGCCGGGCGTACGGCAAGGGGCACGACAGTCTGCTGGGGCTGATCGGGGGTATGGCGGTGATGGCGGTTAGTTTGCTGTTGATGTAG
- a CDS encoding sulfatase, which yields MDRRAFLKVSGAAALGVGALRGVSFGAERKAAGPNVVMIYLDDSGYGDYEHNGNPTIKTPNIRRMVQEGVSFSQFYVTSPACSASRFSLLTGRYPGRSGLGRWVVGPGSKMHIHPKEVTLADGLKSKGYTTGIFGKWHLGNPNGRNGMTRDALPLAHGFDEWMGTNVSHDYGNAKLMESDASGEDPVKGYRTLARNLPSNTEVCDSLTKRTTEGALRFIEKNSSRPFFAYVAYNMPHLGIHASDEFKGKSRRGLLGDVMMEIDDGVGRIREMLEKAGVSENTLVVFASDNGPWVKFRDTKDHPRYGEARMHVGYAYPFRDGKGSTWEGGHRVPGIFCWPGKIPGNRIVQEPASTLDVLPTVFAMAGVEVPEDRTIDGRDIRGLLMPGEYAWEEGPFTFYYNYWDNKPSAIRKGAWKLHIRIGSQTGNNYGFSASREKPLLFNVEEDLGERIDRAAERPELVKEMLGELEAFEKQLKQEGSFWD from the coding sequence ATGGATAGACGGGCTTTTTTGAAGGTTAGCGGTGCTGCGGCGTTGGGGGTTGGTGCTTTGCGGGGTGTTTCGTTTGGTGCGGAGCGGAAGGCGGCTGGGCCGAACGTGGTGATGATCTATCTGGACGACAGCGGGTACGGGGATTATGAGCACAACGGCAATCCGACGATCAAGACGCCGAATATACGGCGGATGGTGCAGGAGGGGGTGAGCTTTTCGCAGTTTTACGTGACGTCGCCGGCGTGTTCCGCGTCGCGGTTTTCGCTGTTGACTGGGCGGTATCCCGGGCGGAGCGGGCTTGGTCGATGGGTAGTTGGGCCGGGTTCGAAGATGCATATTCATCCGAAGGAGGTGACGCTGGCGGACGGGTTGAAGAGCAAGGGGTATACTACGGGGATCTTTGGGAAGTGGCATCTGGGGAATCCGAACGGGCGGAACGGCATGACGCGTGATGCGCTGCCTTTGGCGCATGGGTTCGATGAGTGGATGGGTACAAATGTTTCGCATGATTATGGGAACGCCAAGCTGATGGAGTCGGATGCGAGTGGGGAAGATCCGGTGAAGGGGTATCGGACGCTTGCGCGGAATCTGCCTTCGAATACGGAGGTTTGTGATTCGCTGACGAAGCGGACGACGGAGGGGGCGTTGCGGTTTATCGAGAAGAATTCGAGCAGGCCTTTCTTTGCGTATGTGGCGTATAATATGCCGCATTTGGGTATACATGCGAGCGATGAGTTCAAGGGGAAGTCGCGGCGGGGGCTGCTGGGCGATGTGATGATGGAGATCGATGATGGCGTGGGGCGGATACGTGAGATGCTGGAGAAAGCGGGGGTGAGTGAGAATACGCTGGTTGTGTTTGCGTCGGATAATGGGCCATGGGTGAAGTTTCGGGATACGAAGGATCATCCGAGGTACGGCGAGGCGCGGATGCATGTTGGGTATGCGTATCCGTTCCGGGACGGGAAGGGTTCGACGTGGGAAGGCGGGCATCGTGTGCCGGGGATATTCTGCTGGCCGGGGAAGATACCGGGGAACCGGATCGTGCAGGAGCCTGCGAGTACGCTGGATGTGCTGCCTACGGTGTTCGCGATGGCGGGGGTTGAGGTGCCTGAGGATAGGACGATCGACGGGCGGGATATACGTGGGCTGCTGATGCCTGGGGAGTATGCGTGGGAGGAGGGGCCGTTCACGTTTTATTATAACTATTGGGACAACAAGCCGTCGGCGATACGGAAGGGGGCTTGGAAGCTGCATATTCGGATCGGGTCGCAGACGGGGAACAATTACGGGTTCAGTGCGTCGCGTGAGAAGCCGCTGCTGTTCAATGTGGAGGAGGATCTTGGTGAGAGGATCGACCGAGCGGCGGAGAGGCCTGAGCTGGTGAAGGAGATGCTGGGGGAGCTGGAGGCGTTCGAGAAGCAGCTTAAGCAGGAGGGAAGTTTCTGGGATTGA